In the Hippoglossus stenolepis isolate QCI-W04-F060 chromosome 14, HSTE1.2, whole genome shotgun sequence genome, one interval contains:
- the atg4c gene encoding cysteine protease ATG4C: MENKGSDEAEKLKTKFLSAWNNVKYSWALKSKTSFSRNSPVLLLGKCYHFKAEDDDSLTDACCEASNDDFVMGNAEAFRKDFASRVWLTYREEFPPLPSSALTSDCGWGCMLRAGQMMLAQALILHFLGRDWTWSAALNLQPLDAETWTSTAAKRLVASLEASLQGSQGPSDPGLKHMPQALGPAEEADAHLKEMYHRTLVSWFGDSPSAQLGLHRLVRSGLSMGKQAGDWYGPAVVAHILKKAVEEAMDPGLAGITAYVSQDCTVYSADVVDSHGAPAAGQPSAEPSDGPPLLQSDQPASASTPPDGRAVIILIPVRLGGEKTNPEYFDFAKSILSLEYCIGIIGGKPKQACYFVGFQDDSLIYMDPHYCQSFVDVSTSDFPLQSYHCPSPKKMPFSKMDPSCTIGFYSRSVQDYERISQELSKVLQPSAKEKYPAFTFVQGHGRDYDLSAGLTPEKREWPFIRDPRRTVTTAGDFVLL, from the exons ATGGAGAATAAAGGGAGCGACGAGGCGGAAAAATTGAAGACAAAGTTCTTGTCGGCCTGGAACAATGTGAAGTACA GTTGGGCTCTGAAATCAAAGACCTCATTCAGTAGAAATTCCCCAGTGCTCCTTCTGGGAAAATGTTACCATTTCAAGGCTGAAg ATGACGACAGTCTCACAGACGCCTGCTGTGAAGCCTCCAATGACGACTTCGTCATGGGGAACGCTGAAGCTTTCCGGAAGGATTTTGCGTCGCGAGTGTGGCTCACCTACAGGGAGGAGTTCCCTCCCCTGCCCAGCTCCGCCCTGACCTCCGACTGTGGCTGGGGCTGCATGCTGAGGGCCGGGCAGATGATGCTGGCTCAGGCACTGATTCTGCACTTCTTGGGCAGAG ACTGGACCTGGTCGGCGGCGCTGAACCTCCAGCCCTTAGACGCAGAGACGTGGACCTCCACTGCAGCCAAACGTCTGGTGGCCTCTTTGGAGGCTTCTCTGCAAGGTTCCCAAGGGCCCTCGGATCCAGGGTTGAAACACATGCCTCAGGCCCTGGGACctgcagaggaggcagatgCACATCTGAAAGAGATGTACCACCGCACACTGGTGTCCTGGTTCGGGGACAGCCCCTCGGCTCAGCTGGGCCTCCACAGGCTGGTCCGCTCAGGCCTGTCGATGGGGAAACAGGCAGGGGACTGGTATGGGCCTGCTGTGGTGGCCCACATACTCAA GAAAGCTGTCGAGGAGGCGATGGACCCTGGCTTGGCGGGTATAACTGCCTACGTCTCCCAGGACTGCACAG TGTACAGTGCGGATGTGGTTGATAGCCACGGGGCACCAGCAGCAGGGCAGCCCTCTGCCGAGCCATCGGACGgccctcctctgctgcagagtgaCCAGCCAGCGTCTGCCTCCACGCCGCCAGACGGCCGAGCggtcatcatcctcatccctgtGAGGCTGGGGGGGGAGAAGACCAACCCCGAGTATTTTGACTTTGCAAAG AGCATACTGAGCCTGGAGTACTGTATAGGCATCATCGGAGGGAAGCCCAAACAGGCCTGCTACTTTGTAGGATTTCAAG ATGACAGCTTGATTTACATGGACCCTCATTACTGTCAGTCTTTTGTGGATGTCAGCACCAGCGATTTCCCTCTGCAG TCGTATCACTGCCCCTCGCCAAAGAAGATGCCTTTCAGCAAGATGGACCCGAGCTGCACCATAGGTTTCTACTCGAGAAGCGTCCAGGACTATGAGAGGATCAGCCAAGAGCTGTCTAAG GTGCTGCAGCCGTCAGCCAAGGAGAAATACCCAGCGTTCACTTTCGTGCAAGGTCACGGCAGAGATTACGACCTGTCGGCGGGCCTGACCCCGGAGAAGAGAGAGTGGCCCTTCATCCGTGACCCGAGGAGGACGGTCACCACCGCTGGGGACTTTGTGCTGCTCTGA
- the angptl3 gene encoding angiopoietin-related protein 3, protein MMKLFCLLLLLADFTTASGREERTTLQPTHHPHASTTGPSPTEAKSRFAMLDDVRLLANGLLQLGQSLREFVHKTKAQINDIFQKLNIFDRSFYQLSVVTSEIKEEEEELKKTTNYLKANNEEIKNLSLEINSKINGIIDERTKLQSKVGSLEERLKGLSQSMVPAEQLSEITTLRDVIDAQERTITNLLKAVKEQHDQLDHQKVKIKNLEEKLSYDSFQDTVDKPVDSDPAAQNMFEYLTVNSTGLDTNDLPVDCSELYNKGEANSGVYVIKPNRSEPFNVYCEMGSDGGSTVIQHRIDGSVDFDQTWEKYEEGFGDLERDFWLGLKKIHSLAQQGAYILRIDLEDWKEDKHWAEYRFSLDGPSKDYTLHVSHFSGNLPNAIANITGTRFSTKDRNNMSQRNNFCTRNYSGGWWFNGCGETNLNGRYLWLRAKGRSVRRKGIHWKPGTGPSYSLRMTKISVRPAPTPNTYN, encoded by the exons ATGATGAAGCTGTTctgtctgttgctgctgcttgcTGATTTCACCACTGCCTCAGGTAGAGAAGAGCGAACTACCTTGCAACCCACGCATCATCCCCACGCCTCAACCACAGGACCAAGCCCAACTGAGGCCAAGTCACGCTTTGCCATGCTGGACGATGTCCGGCTACTTGCAAACGGCCTCCTGCAGCTGGGCCAGAGTTTGCGGGAGTTCGTCCACAAGACCAAGGCCCAGATCAACGACATTTTTCAAAAGCTGAACATTTTTGACCGCTCTTTCTACCAGCTCTCCGTTGTCACGTCAGAGatcaaggaggaggaggaggagctgaagaagaccACCAACTATTTGAAGGCCAACAATGAGGAGATCAAGAACCTGTCGCTGGAGATCAACTCTAAGATCAACGGCATCATTGACGAGCGCACGAAGCTGCAGAGTAAGGTGGGCAGTCTTGAGGAGAGGCTGAAGGGGCTGTCACAGAGCATGGTCCCTGCTGAACAGCTCAGTGAAATCACAACACTCAGG GATGTGATTGACGCACAAGAGAGAACGATCACCAATCTGCTGAAAGCTGTGAAAGAGCAGCACGATCAACTTGACCACCAGAAAGTCAAGATTAAAAACCTGGAGGAAAAG CTAAGCTATGACAGTTTTCAAGATACAGTCGATAAGCCAGTGGATTCAGACCCTGCAGCTCAGAACATGTTTGAATATCTGACAGTAAACTCAACTGGCCTGGACACAAACG ACCTCCCCGTGGACTGCAGTGAGCTGTACAACAAAGGAGAGGCCAACAGTGGAGTCTATGTTATCAAGCCAAACCGATCAGAGCCATTCAACGTGTATTGCGAAATGGGTTCAG ATGGTGGCTCAACTGTCATCCAGCACAGGATCGATGGTTCAGTGGATTTTGACCAGACATGGGAGAAATATGAGGAAGGTTTTGGAGACCTGGAAA GGGACTTCTGGCTGGGCTTGAAGAAGATCCACAGTCTTGCCCAGCAGGGAGCTTACATCCTACGTATTGATTTGGAGGATTGGAAGGAGGACAAGCACTGGGCTGAGTACCGTTTCTCATTGGATGGTCCCTCAAAGGACTACACCCTTCACGTCAGCCATTTCTCTGGTAACCTGCCCAACGCCATAGCCAACATAACCGGCACGAGATTCTCCActaaagacagaaataacaTGAGCCAGCGAAACAACTTCTGCACTCGCAATTACTCAG GTGGTTGGTGGTTCAATGGCTGCGGAGAGACCAACCTTAATGGAAGGTATTTGTGGCTGAGGGCAAAGGGACGCTCTGTGAGGAGGAAGGGGATTCACTGGAAGCCAGGCACCGGGCCCTCATATTCCCTCCGGATGACCAAGATCAGTGTGCGACCAGCCCCGACTCCTAACACCTACAACTGA